A single Pantoea rwandensis DNA region contains:
- a CDS encoding Fic family protein, which produces MRLRRPPKQLLDTQTHAETVELLSRYAEWDMRYLHFDELSRRIRDADERLAVWSALKFKRQSSAQHFVIASQEVSCNFTAKINAAISLVDRMTFARNGEPTDEDAASYLMSQLIMEEAISSSQLEGAATTSRVAMELLAVGREPRNEDESMIMGNWRLMQHIAAMGEGPLTRADILHMHHIACSGINDEKYRPGEVRSNNDVFVAGRDGEIIHQPPDYAALNGMLDALCAEVEFLEQQGTHPLLVACILHFAIGYIHPFNDGNGRTARGLFYHHLIRRGYHAFRYISISKLLKAAAVKYGMSYLYSETDELDLTYFVQFQCEVVMRAVHAFTEQITTLHQERARLVHWVEENMSLAKGELDIMAIALHAPGSLLSAAGVKARLGIADNTARSRLKNLADQGLLRPIKEGKGTVYQAPVSLWKLKEWLKKR; this is translated from the coding sequence ATGAGATTACGCCGTCCCCCTAAACAACTGCTTGATACCCAGACCCACGCTGAGACAGTGGAGCTGCTAAGCCGCTATGCTGAGTGGGATATGCGTTATCTGCATTTCGACGAGCTTAGCCGTCGTATCCGGGATGCTGATGAACGGTTGGCCGTGTGGAGCGCGTTAAAATTTAAACGGCAGAGTAGTGCTCAGCACTTCGTGATTGCGTCACAGGAAGTGAGTTGCAACTTTACCGCCAAAATTAACGCGGCCATCTCCCTGGTGGACCGCATGACCTTTGCGCGTAACGGTGAACCGACTGATGAAGACGCGGCTTCCTACCTGATGTCCCAATTGATCATGGAAGAGGCGATTTCTTCCAGCCAGCTTGAAGGGGCCGCAACCACCTCGCGGGTGGCCATGGAATTACTGGCGGTAGGAAGGGAGCCCCGCAACGAAGATGAGAGCATGATCATGGGGAATTGGCGGCTGATGCAGCATATTGCCGCAATGGGCGAGGGGCCGCTGACCCGCGCCGATATCCTGCATATGCATCACATCGCCTGTTCCGGCATCAATGACGAAAAATATCGGCCCGGGGAAGTGCGCAGCAACAATGACGTATTTGTCGCCGGGCGAGATGGCGAAATCATTCATCAACCGCCTGATTATGCCGCACTGAATGGCATGCTGGATGCGTTATGCGCTGAAGTTGAGTTTCTTGAACAGCAGGGTACACACCCGTTGCTGGTCGCGTGTATTCTGCATTTTGCCATTGGTTACATTCATCCCTTCAATGATGGCAATGGACGTACGGCTCGTGGCTTGTTCTATCATCATTTGATCCGTCGTGGCTATCACGCCTTTCGCTATATTTCGATCAGTAAACTCCTCAAGGCTGCCGCCGTTAAATACGGAATGTCTTACCTCTACAGCGAAACGGACGAGCTTGATCTTACCTATTTTGTCCAATTCCAATGTGAAGTCGTCATGCGCGCCGTGCACGCTTTCACAGAGCAAATTACCACGCTGCATCAGGAACGGGCGCGCCTGGTGCATTGGGTCGAAGAGAATATGTCGTTGGCGAAAGGTGAGCTGGATATCATGGCGATTGCGCTGCATGCGCCGGGTTCGCTGTTGAGCGCCGCAGGGGTGAAGGCAAGACTCGGTATCGCAGATAATACCGCGCGCAGTCGGTTAAAAAACCTGGCCGATCAAGGCTTATTGAGACCGATCAAAGAGGGTAAGGGCACGGTGTATCAAGCGCCGGTCTCCTTATGGAAACTCAAAGAGTGGCTAAAAAAACGTTGA